CCGGGCGCTCCTGCAGGTCGAGCTCGGCGGCGAGCGGCTCGGCCAGCCGCCGGCTGTAGTCGACGGTCATGTGCTGCAGGTCGCGCATCGTGACCAGGTCACCGACCACCGAGGGGCAGACCCCGTCGAAGCAGAACCACCTCGCCGCGTCGATGCTGCGCGCGCCGGCCGCCTCCGCCGCCTCGAACGAGGCCTCGGCCTCGCGCTGCGCGTCGGCGCGCGGGGTGAACAGGCAGTCGCCCAGGTCGGGGTGGCCGTCGGTCAGGCAGGTGGAGCTCGCCTGGCGCAGCCTCGGGGTGTTGCCCACGACGTAGGTCCGACCGGCGTGCGGGACGAGCCGCTCGAAGAGCGTGCGCCAGCCCGCCCGCAGGACCTCGAGGTAGCGCTCGAGGTCGCCGCCTCGGGACACCGTCTCGCCCGTGGCCGGGTCCACGACGGGCGTGGCGTGGGTGGCGACCACGAGCACGTCGGGGGAGAGGTCGTCGACCTGCTCCAGCGCCCAGTCCTGGAAGTCCTCGCACCCCTCGTCCGGCCGTCCGGTGTGGCGGTCGACCTGCACCAGGGCCGTCGCCATGCACCCGCTGTAGACCAGGAGGAGGACCCGGTAGCCGTGCCGGCGGCCGATCGTCTCGACGGCCGGGGCCAGGGCGCGGGCACGGGAGTCGCCGAGCACGACGATCGTGCGGGCAGCCGAGACGTCCCCGGTCGGGCACAGCGCGCGGGTCCCGGTGCGGCGGTAGTCGCACCTGCCGAGGGAGGCGACCGAGCCCACGACCTCGCGCAGGTCGGGCTGGAGGCCGCGGGGCACCTCGTGGTGGTCGCGAGCGGCCAGGACCGACGCCCGGACGAGGGCGACCAGCGGGTCCGTGCCGGCGTGGCGCGGCGGGTAGTCCGCCACGGTGACGGCCGGGCCGTTCGGCCAGGAGTCCAGCTCCCGGTCGATCACGCGCTGGCCGCCGAGGAGGACGGCGAGGGAGACGACGACGCTCACCGGGTAGACCAGCAGCGCCCGGCCGGTCGGGCGCCACGTCCGGCCGTGGAGGAAGGGCGTCTCGACCCACCTGTACGTCGCCCAGGAGAGCAGCAGCGCGACCGTCACCAGGAGCAGCTGGCCGGGCATGCTCTCGAGCCGGGAGGGCGCGGCCGCCCGGCCGAGCACCAGCAGCGGCCAGTGCCAGAGGTAGAGGGAGTAGGACCAGTCGCCGACGGTCGTGAGCGGGCGCACGGAGAGGAGCCGGCCGACCGCCGTGGGACGGCCGCCGTCCCCGTCGGGCAGGAGCAGCGCGGCGGTGCCGAGCACGGGCAGCGCGGCGACGACCCCCG
This genomic window from Nocardioides marmoribigeumensis contains:
- a CDS encoding acyltransferase family protein, producing MAAPATSAAPTPARETGARTPRLRRRLDVQGLRAVAVLVVVVNHLRPGALPGGYVGVDVFFVISGYLITSLLLREAEGSGRVSLRRFYARRARRILPAATLVLVTTAVASLLVLPLTRAAKVLTDGVWATFFAANLREATVGTDYFAQGEPASPLRHYWSLAVEEQFYLAWPLLLLLCLAWVRSAPHRGGRTLHGAATRLLVPLLVVSLAWSAWTTHASPVTAYFSTPARAWELGVGALVALWPAGRWRSRPVRQVAAAAGLVAVAAAALLLDGSTPFPGVVAALPVLGTAALLLPDGDGGRPTAVGRLLSVRPLTTVGDWSYSLYLWHWPLLVLGRAAAPSRLESMPGQLLLVTVALLLSWATYRWVETPFLHGRTWRPTGRALLVYPVSVVVSLAVLLGGQRVIDRELDSWPNGPAVTVADYPPRHAGTDPLVALVRASVLAARDHHEVPRGLQPDLREVVGSVASLGRCDYRRTGTRALCPTGDVSAARTIVVLGDSRARALAPAVETIGRRHGYRVLLLVYSGCMATALVQVDRHTGRPDEGCEDFQDWALEQVDDLSPDVLVVATHATPVVDPATGETVSRGGDLERYLEVLRAGWRTLFERLVPHAGRTYVVGNTPRLRQASSTCLTDGHPDLGDCLFTPRADAQREAEASFEAAEAAGARSIDAARWFCFDGVCPSVVGDLVTMRDLQHMTVDYSRRLAEPLAAELDLQERPGGS